The following is a genomic window from Amycolatopsis sp. BJA-103.
GCGAAGAGCGCACTCGCGACCATCGCCAGCGCGAGCACCCGCGTCCGGCCGATCTTGCGGACGAAGCCGTGCAGGTAGTCCGGCAGGATGCTGTACACGATGAACCCGGGGATGAAGACGGCCGCGATCTCCCCGAGCTGCAGCTGATGTCCGCGTTGCAGATGCATCAGGAGCAGGAGAGCGACCCCGGCCTCGGCCATCGCGGTCAACGCGACGAGCGCGAGCATCGGGCGCATCCGTTTGCCCAGTTGCAGAAGCCGCGGCGCGCCTTCCGCCCGGACCGGCGCGGATTTCGCGTTCAGCAGGACCACCGCGGCCACCACGCAGGCCGCCGCGCCGAGCCAGAACACGCCCCGGTAGTCGATCCAGGCGATCGCGGTCAGCGCGACCACGAACGCGATCCACGTGCCGCCACCTTCGGCCGCGAACAGCCTGCTGAACGCGGCGTCGTCCCTCGCGAGCCCTTCCCCCACGCGCGCCCGTAACGCGACCCAGAACAGCGCGCCGCCTGCGCCGCCGAGAACCGCGGCCAGATAGGCGACCCCGATGCCCGGCGTCACGGCATAGACCACAAAGGACAGTCCATAGAGGACTGCCCCGGCGGCGGCGACGCGGCCGCGGTCGAACCTGTCCGCGAGCGAGCCCGCGATCGGCCGGACCACGAACGACACCAGCGTCTCCAGCGCGGTCAGCGCCCCGACCTCGGCGGCCGACGCGCCGAGCTGACTCCCCACCCACAACGGCAGGAGGAAGTCGAGGACCTCCGCCGGCCCCCTGGTCAGCGCGGCGGCGAGCTGATTCTCTTCCGACCGCTTCTTTTGCGTGACTTCGTCCACCCCAGTACCCCCGTTTCGAATACGAATGTATTCTAAAAAGTACGGACGGGCAAGGCTGCCGATCGAGTCAGCGAAGGGGAAGATACGGCCGTGCCGAAGATCGTGGACCGGACCGAACGCCGACGAGAGATCGCCGGAGCCCTCTTACGCATCGTCGCGCGCGAGGGCGTCGAAGCCGTCAGCGTGCGCTCTGTCGCCACAGAGGCCGGTGTTTCCGCAGGCGCGGTGCAGAAGTACTTCTCCACCAAGGAGGACCTGTTCCGCTTCGCCCTCGACATGACGAGCGAATTCCTGGAGCAGCGCTGGAAGACCCTCGATCGGTCCGGAAACCTGCTGGACCTGCTGATACGACTGCTGATCGAGGCGATGCCGCTCGACGAACAACGCCGAGCGGAAGTGATCGTCATCAACGCCTTCACCGCGCGCGCCGCCGTCCTGCCGTCCTGGGCCGAGTTCATCCGCACCGGCTACGACGAACTGCAGGAGATCACGACGCGGTACCTCGAGGAGGCTCAGACCGCGGGTGACGTCCGAGACGACCTCGCGGCGCGCGACCTGGCCGATGCCGTGCTCGCCCTCTCGGACGGCTTCGCGAACCGGATGCTCACCTCCGCCGACCCGGCCGCTCTGCTCCCCTCCCTCGAAACCGCAG
Proteins encoded in this region:
- a CDS encoding MFS transporter, yielding MDEVTQKKRSEENQLAAALTRGPAEVLDFLLPLWVGSQLGASAAEVGALTALETLVSFVVRPIAGSLADRFDRGRVAAAGAVLYGLSFVVYAVTPGIGVAYLAAVLGGAGGALFWVALRARVGEGLARDDAAFSRLFAAEGGGTWIAFVVALTAIAWIDYRGVFWLGAAACVVAAVVLLNAKSAPVRAEGAPRLLQLGKRMRPMLALVALTAMAEAGVALLLLMHLQRGHQLQLGEIAAVFIPGFIVYSILPDYLHGFVRKIGRTRVLALAMVASALFAAGLSFAPSPAVLAVMWILSAAAFAAAIPVEQAVVAEAAGLSLGRAMGIYESATLLGATIGTFLAGQLYGSDAGWRVACFGAAVLLLFGSLVVRGAVRRVGVAEFPVEPAKTVSQKEEPALRMIEEASQESEPVKADTNKRANPIRNWAIHAAVYVLAQAALAMAGHSWPVEALFGGPHDAGWFWNSSGHWLLNLGRIWTFVFVIDTVWTAGRALLKKRPY
- a CDS encoding TetR/AcrR family transcriptional regulator; the encoded protein is MPKIVDRTERRREIAGALLRIVAREGVEAVSVRSVATEAGVSAGAVQKYFSTKEDLFRFALDMTSEFLEQRWKTLDRSGNLLDLLIRLLIEAMPLDEQRRAEVIVINAFTARAAVLPSWAEFIRTGYDELQEITTRYLEEAQTAGDVRDDLAARDLADAVLALSDGFANRMLTSADPAALLPSLETAVHTLLTSTQR